A stretch of the Halomonas sp. BDJS001 genome encodes the following:
- a CDS encoding TolC family outer membrane protein, producing the protein MTRTPRFALSALALTVTLLSQTALAQSDVPADQQALSELEALANSESTSQALPSLPDLFSRALRHDADLSRQRYELDATREEVPMARSQLLPQVSASGGYLWQDSSNSQTVDELNLTGDAPRPAEIDETYYQVQLQQPLFSLERWRKMDVANAQVSAAELQLAVVEQELALQVSEAYIKAYLASQRLGLLESQQASLELQVRQASRAFDLGVGNRVDLLEAQSRYDQAVSDAVEAENELDNALSELERLTGVTPRFQSSAPGELTTVTLNGDIGNPDEWIPRTSQNLRVLLAQEEQQVAQANTSVRRSGYYPEVNLTLSYSDRQSEDYLRESEDYRANVEVSVPIYRGGYTNASVRQGEKRIEAGSAALDNERNLAIQEVRQRIRALNGGERRLEALNQAISSSQLFLEAAEKGEQLGLRDLVDVLDARASLYDQRIQYVDTVGNYALDMLSLHTAVGSLESDDLNRIMSLLASLSTSSQVAR; encoded by the coding sequence ATGACACGGACGCCACGTTTTGCTCTTAGTGCGCTTGCACTGACTGTCACGCTGTTAAGTCAGACCGCATTAGCACAGAGTGATGTGCCTGCTGATCAGCAAGCCCTTAGCGAATTAGAAGCGCTTGCCAATAGCGAGTCAACGTCCCAAGCGTTGCCCTCACTGCCTGATCTGTTTTCCAGGGCTCTACGCCATGACGCAGATCTTTCACGTCAGCGTTATGAGTTGGATGCCACTCGCGAAGAAGTACCGATGGCGCGTTCTCAGCTTCTGCCACAAGTTAGTGCTTCAGGAGGCTATTTATGGCAGGACTCATCGAATTCTCAAACGGTTGATGAGTTGAACTTGACAGGGGATGCCCCGCGCCCTGCTGAAATCGATGAAACCTATTACCAGGTTCAGCTTCAGCAACCACTGTTTAGCCTCGAGCGTTGGCGCAAGATGGATGTTGCTAACGCTCAGGTTAGTGCCGCCGAATTACAGCTTGCCGTCGTTGAGCAAGAATTGGCACTGCAGGTTAGTGAAGCCTATATAAAAGCCTATTTAGCCTCCCAACGTTTAGGACTCTTAGAGTCTCAACAAGCTTCTCTTGAACTACAGGTACGCCAAGCGAGTCGAGCATTTGATCTAGGTGTTGGTAACCGTGTGGACTTGCTGGAAGCTCAATCGAGGTACGATCAGGCAGTATCCGACGCAGTTGAAGCTGAAAATGAGTTAGACAATGCGCTTAGCGAATTGGAACGCCTTACTGGTGTTACGCCAAGGTTTCAAAGTTCAGCTCCTGGTGAGCTGACCACTGTTACCCTCAATGGCGATATTGGTAATCCCGACGAATGGATTCCACGCACCAGCCAAAACCTAAGGGTATTATTAGCCCAGGAAGAGCAACAAGTTGCGCAAGCTAATACAAGCGTTAGGCGTTCGGGTTATTACCCTGAGGTAAACTTAACGCTTAGCTATTCGGATAGACAAAGTGAAGATTATCTTCGTGAAAGCGAAGATTACCGAGCCAATGTCGAGGTTAGTGTGCCAATTTATCGGGGCGGCTATACTAACGCAAGCGTTCGCCAGGGCGAAAAACGTATTGAAGCGGGCTCGGCTGCTCTGGACAACGAGCGCAACTTAGCCATACAAGAGGTGCGGCAACGGATTAGGGCTCTCAATGGCGGCGAACGCCGCCTTGAAGCTCTCAATCAAGCCATCTCATCCAGTCAGCTGTTTTTAGAAGCTGCCGAGAAGGGTGAACAACTGGGATTGAGGGATCTAGTGGATGTGCTTGATGCACGAGCAAGCCTCTATGATCAGCGTATTCAGTATGTCGACACAGTCGGTAACTATGCTTTGGATATGTTGTCACTTCACACTGCAGTGGGTAGCTTAGAAAGTGACGATCTTAATCGCATCATGTCGCTACTGGCCTCGTTGTCCACTTCATCGCAGGTAGCGCGGTAG
- a CDS encoding exopolysaccharide biosynthesis polyprenyl glycosylphosphotransferase, with translation MVETPHAGYVVVGHYVDEDDTTFFHRMAVFAKENIFQRNFDEIWLGYPLIQGNRVRHLMRLLAGIPSSIRFFPDLPDIRFLNHRIAQVAGLYSLELNYTPLNGPMRLVKALEDRVLGLVLFVIFLPVMLVVAVAIKWSMGSPVLFKQERHGLDGKRFRIYKFRTMLLHDGSQTKQASHCDERVTPLGRFLRRTSLDELPQLYNVLQGRMSLVGPRPHAMDHNDHYKDHIDIYMQRHRVKPGMTGWAQVNGLRGITDDVKLMEKRVEYDLYYIERWSLGFDLKILTMTLTKGFVNGQP, from the coding sequence ATCGTCGAAACGCCCCATGCTGGTTATGTAGTAGTAGGGCATTACGTAGATGAGGACGACACAACTTTTTTTCACAGAATGGCTGTTTTTGCGAAAGAAAATATATTTCAACGTAACTTTGATGAAATATGGTTAGGCTATCCATTGATTCAAGGTAATCGCGTGCGCCACTTAATGCGTTTACTGGCCGGTATTCCATCGAGTATCCGCTTTTTTCCCGATCTACCTGATATTCGTTTTCTGAATCATCGCATTGCGCAGGTGGCAGGTCTTTACTCATTAGAGCTCAATTATACTCCCCTCAATGGCCCTATGCGTTTAGTTAAAGCCTTGGAGGATCGTGTGCTAGGTCTAGTACTCTTTGTAATCTTTCTTCCTGTAATGCTAGTTGTGGCTGTCGCGATCAAATGGAGTATGGGTAGCCCGGTACTTTTTAAACAAGAGCGTCATGGTCTGGATGGTAAACGCTTCAGAATTTACAAGTTTAGAACAATGCTCTTGCACGATGGCAGCCAAACCAAGCAGGCATCACATTGTGATGAGCGGGTAACCCCCCTGGGGCGTTTTTTGCGGCGTACTAGCCTCGATGAATTGCCTCAGCTTTATAATGTTCTTCAGGGTCGCATGTCGCTGGTAGGGCCCAGGCCCCATGCAATGGATCATAACGACCACTACAAAGATCATATTGATATCTATATGCAAAGGCATCGGGTTAAACCGGGTATGACAGGTTGGGCTCAAGTCAATGGTCTACGAGGGATAACCGACGATGTAAAGCTTATGGAGAAGCGAGTAGAGTACGACCTATATTATATTGAACGATGGTCTTTAGGATTTGACTTGAAAATATTAACAATGACCTTGACTAAGGGTTTTGTTAACGGCCAGCCTTAA
- a CDS encoding mannose-1-phosphate guanylyltransferase/mannose-6-phosphate isomerase yields the protein MILPVILSGGSGSRLWPVSREHYPKQFLNLHKDDVSLLQEAALRLKDVANAGAPMIVCNEEHRFLVAEQMQQVGFKGSQIILEPCGRNTAPALAIAALAAIEVNVEAELLVMPADHVIKNVTAFSDAVEKGHTLSQQGKLVTFGITPASPHTGYGYIKRGSVLSEGFAVEAFVEKPDLAAAESYLKSGDYLWNSGIFLFKASSYLEALKQYAPDILTSCQAAYQARTEDMDFLRIEEASFAQCRNESIDYAVMEHTKQAAVVPMSPGWSDIGAWDALHELRSSEDKQSGNVVHGDVMLHETQSSLVYSDSRLVAAVGVKDLIIVETDDAVLVADRHQAQDTKLIVNALKAAGRKEFQSHQQVYRPWGHYRTMVLTDSFQVKEIVVNPGGKLSLQMHHHRAEHWVVVQGTAQVTQGEGHGDISKLRSFLLSEDESTYIPLGTVHRLENPGVIPLKLIEVQTGSYLGEDDIVRYNDKYGRE from the coding sequence ATGATTTTACCCGTAATTTTATCAGGTGGGTCAGGTTCACGCTTATGGCCAGTGTCTCGTGAGCATTACCCCAAGCAGTTTTTGAACCTGCATAAAGATGATGTTAGTTTGCTGCAAGAAGCGGCACTTCGCCTGAAGGATGTCGCCAATGCAGGCGCACCCATGATTGTATGTAACGAAGAACATCGTTTTTTAGTTGCCGAACAAATGCAGCAGGTCGGCTTCAAAGGCAGTCAAATTATACTAGAGCCCTGCGGTCGGAACACCGCACCCGCATTAGCAATTGCTGCGTTGGCAGCAATTGAGGTAAACGTAGAAGCTGAATTGTTGGTAATGCCTGCTGATCACGTGATCAAAAATGTAACAGCATTCTCTGATGCAGTAGAAAAAGGCCATACGCTGAGTCAGCAAGGCAAGCTAGTGACGTTTGGTATTACGCCAGCTTCGCCGCACACAGGTTATGGCTACATAAAGCGTGGTTCAGTACTGAGTGAAGGATTTGCCGTTGAAGCGTTTGTCGAAAAGCCGGATTTAGCTGCGGCTGAAAGCTACTTAAAAAGTGGGGACTACCTCTGGAATAGTGGAATATTTCTATTTAAAGCAAGCAGCTACTTAGAAGCATTAAAGCAGTATGCACCTGATATCTTAACGTCTTGCCAAGCCGCCTACCAAGCACGCACAGAAGACATGGACTTTTTGCGCATTGAAGAGGCATCGTTTGCCCAATGCAGAAACGAGTCCATAGATTATGCGGTGATGGAGCACACCAAGCAGGCAGCCGTTGTTCCTATGTCACCTGGCTGGAGTGATATAGGCGCTTGGGACGCGCTCCACGAACTGCGCTCTAGCGAGGATAAACAGAGCGGTAACGTCGTCCATGGCGATGTGATGCTTCATGAAACCCAGAGCAGCTTAGTTTATAGCGATTCACGTTTAGTGGCAGCTGTTGGCGTTAAAGATTTGATCATTGTCGAAACCGACGATGCTGTGTTAGTTGCTGACCGCCATCAGGCTCAGGACACAAAGTTAATCGTGAATGCCCTTAAAGCTGCGGGACGTAAAGAGTTTCAGTCGCACCAACAGGTTTATCGACCCTGGGGGCATTACCGCACCATGGTATTAACGGATAGCTTTCAGGTGAAAGAAATCGTCGTTAATCCAGGTGGCAAGCTCTCCTTGCAAATGCACCACCATCGTGCAGAGCACTGGGTGGTTGTGCAAGGCACGGCGCAGGTTACTCAGGGAGAAGGTCATGGGGATATATCGAAGTTGCGCAGCTTTTTGCTGTCTGAAGATGAGTCCACCTATATACCATTAGGCACAGTGCATCGTCTTGAAAATCCCGGCGTGATACCTCTCAAGCTCATTGAAGTACAAACTGGCTCCTACCTGGGGGAAGACGATATCGTCCGCTATAACGACAAATATGGTCGAGAATAA
- a CDS encoding glycosyltransferase: MKVAIVHDWLTTWAGAEKALAELLNCFPQAEIFTIVNFLEEGAIPALNRHVIHTSFIQRMPWARTRYRQYLPLMPLAVEQFDLKGFDLILSSSHAVAKGVISDPSAVHICYCYSPMRYAWDMQHQYLRQSGKEKGLMSWLMRWQLHRLRQWDYISAQRVDHFIAISSYIKRRIETFYRREADVIYPPVDVDKFCYDRPREHFYLTASRMVPYKRIDLVIEAFNKMPDKQLIVIGDGPDYAKLAALAGSNVIMMGYQSDSVLIDHLERSQAFLFMAEEDFGILPVEAQAAGAPVIGYGVGGLAETTLNNVSGLWVKEQSSDALVACIEHFEASKRLDPSLFSPKVCRQSAERFATANFVQAIQSLVKKHLLH; this comes from the coding sequence ATGAAAGTCGCCATTGTCCACGACTGGCTGACCACCTGGGCTGGTGCCGAAAAAGCGCTGGCCGAGTTGCTCAACTGTTTCCCTCAAGCGGAAATATTTACCATCGTTAATTTTCTCGAAGAGGGGGCGATCCCGGCGCTAAATCGTCATGTTATTCACACCAGTTTTATCCAACGCATGCCTTGGGCGCGAACGCGATATAGGCAGTATTTGCCACTGATGCCATTAGCAGTAGAACAGTTCGATCTCAAGGGCTTCGACCTGATTCTGTCCAGCAGTCATGCGGTAGCAAAAGGGGTGATCTCTGATCCCAGTGCTGTACACATTTGCTATTGCTACAGCCCCATGCGGTATGCCTGGGACATGCAGCACCAATACCTACGCCAGTCAGGAAAAGAGAAAGGCTTAATGAGTTGGCTGATGCGTTGGCAGCTACACCGGCTACGTCAGTGGGATTATATTAGTGCTCAGCGTGTTGACCACTTTATTGCAATTTCAAGTTATATAAAACGACGTATTGAAACCTTCTACAGACGCGAAGCTGATGTGATTTATCCCCCAGTGGATGTGGATAAATTTTGTTATGATCGCCCTAGAGAACATTTTTATCTAACCGCCTCACGTATGGTGCCCTATAAGCGCATCGATTTAGTGATTGAAGCCTTCAATAAAATGCCGGACAAGCAGCTAATTGTTATCGGTGATGGCCCTGATTATGCCAAATTGGCAGCATTGGCCGGTTCGAATGTGATAATGATGGGTTATCAATCTGACAGTGTATTGATTGATCACCTAGAGCGTAGTCAAGCATTTTTATTTATGGCAGAAGAAGACTTTGGTATCTTGCCCGTAGAGGCACAGGCCGCAGGAGCCCCTGTCATTGGTTATGGTGTTGGGGGATTGGCAGAAACAACGTTGAATAACGTGTCCGGCCTATGGGTAAAAGAGCAGTCCAGTGATGCATTAGTGGCATGTATTGAGCACTTTGAAGCGAGTAAAAGGCTAGATCCTTCACTATTTTCTCCGAAAGTATGTAGACAAAGTGCAGAGCGTTTCGCTACCGCAAATTTTGTCCAAGCCATCCAGTCCTTGGTTAAAAAACACCTCCTCCACTAG
- a CDS encoding MBOAT family O-acyltransferase: protein MGSIVVNYWLAGYVSRPSRAWLWLGVGFNLALLGWFKYSVFFLSFAALPPQAFSPLVLPLGISFFTFQQIAFLVDIRQGVIQRGPLSIYGVFVSFFPQLIAGPIVHYRDLAPQLARLKAPSSSAVRCGLLLLILGLAKKLMIADNLAPYVDHLYNTPASSIVAGDTLVAGWSYGLQLYFDFSGYADMAIGLALLFGIKLPENFASPYQASDIQTFWRRWHITLSRFLRDYLYVPLGGSKHGLPRHLFALFITMLLGGLWHGAGWQFLLWGGMHGALLAVMVLWRQFSQFRMPKTAGWLLTFCTVMLAWVPFRATSLEHTWSLYSGLTVWQWGALGELVNTLGQGAMSLRSPGLLIIVATLIVLVMPNSMAWVKQLNQPRHYFWQGVVAGGVLLVVMKAMQDLPSQAFLYFNF, encoded by the coding sequence GTGGGCAGTATTGTCGTTAACTATTGGCTGGCTGGCTATGTATCCAGGCCAAGCCGGGCTTGGCTATGGCTGGGCGTTGGTTTCAACCTAGCGCTGCTGGGCTGGTTTAAGTATTCCGTTTTTTTCCTTTCATTCGCTGCCCTCCCACCGCAAGCGTTTAGCCCTTTGGTGCTGCCGCTGGGAATTTCTTTCTTTACCTTTCAGCAAATTGCTTTCTTAGTCGATATTCGCCAAGGGGTTATTCAAAGAGGGCCACTCTCAATTTACGGCGTGTTTGTTAGCTTTTTCCCACAGCTGATTGCCGGCCCTATTGTCCATTACCGAGATTTAGCTCCTCAGCTTGCGCGTTTAAAGGCGCCAAGCTCTTCAGCTGTTCGGTGTGGCCTGCTGTTACTCATCCTTGGGCTGGCTAAAAAGTTAATGATTGCCGACAATTTGGCACCTTATGTGGATCACCTCTATAACACCCCCGCGAGCTCAATCGTCGCAGGTGATACGCTTGTGGCGGGCTGGTCATATGGTTTACAACTCTATTTTGATTTTTCAGGCTATGCGGATATGGCCATTGGCCTAGCATTACTGTTTGGCATAAAGCTGCCCGAAAATTTTGCTTCCCCCTACCAAGCGAGCGACATTCAAACATTTTGGCGACGCTGGCATATAACGCTTTCACGTTTTCTTCGCGACTACTTATATGTTCCCCTCGGAGGTAGCAAACACGGCTTACCACGCCACTTATTTGCGTTATTCATAACGATGCTGTTAGGAGGGCTTTGGCATGGTGCAGGCTGGCAGTTTTTGTTATGGGGGGGTATGCATGGGGCTTTATTAGCCGTAATGGTTTTATGGCGGCAATTTAGCCAATTTCGCATGCCCAAAACCGCTGGCTGGCTTTTGACCTTTTGTACTGTAATGCTCGCCTGGGTGCCATTCCGAGCAACCAGTCTTGAACACACTTGGTCTCTCTATTCAGGCCTGACAGTATGGCAGTGGGGCGCGCTTGGTGAGCTCGTAAACACTCTAGGCCAAGGGGCCATGTCTCTACGCTCACCTGGGCTGCTCATCATAGTGGCAACACTAATTGTATTGGTAATGCCAAACAGTATGGCGTGGGTGAAGCAGTTGAACCAACCTCGCCACTATTTTTGGCAAGGCGTAGTCGCTGGCGGGGTATTATTAGTGGTAATGAAAGCAATGCAGGATCTGCCCAGCCAGGCTTTTCTTTATTTTAACTTTTAG
- a CDS encoding DUF6311 domain-containing protein codes for MDIRPRVTIALAASIAGLLASYLYAGILNPLQVEWLLQEGDLLQHFLGWHYYRHEEWSWPIGALHTFGTEVRSSIVFTDSLPLIAIPLKLIQAWLPDPFQYQGLASWGHVVLNATAACCIFSRFRMPALVAIAFSLMVAFMPTVLFRGPGGAGHESLMGHWTFLFAIYLVLFRQDTGWEARSQWGVLLAVAVMVHFYLFLLVGIFWGFWWLLGSIERYRFYTQNNLKKQWWWGWGLYSLLQPLFILWVMWAVGYLHSSGDSPGAGGFGFYSAELATYFNAYSYLPGIASASALLPSWVPSVVGQYEGMAYTGMGVLALWIGALLLYIKQPLRISAEYKWQLYGLAVLAVGLFVFALSNKVVIGPYAVSLPLPWPEPLRAILRASGRMVWVLMYLAIFAAALVFARRLAPRPLIIVAYAILALQFFDLHHWHRYFHERSQQANAYRMVEDPRFVGWQNPALQQALSRRQALHISHADDIVSMLPLAWLAGQHHMSINVAYVARITLPIIHQASAPSLQALSVGQLNPDVMYAITSAETAQNTCAFANVQCVATPMATFAWQPTPEETK; via the coding sequence ATGGATATCCGCCCCCGCGTTACAATAGCGCTTGCTGCCAGCATCGCTGGTCTGCTGGCAAGCTACCTCTATGCGGGTATTCTCAATCCGTTGCAAGTGGAGTGGCTATTGCAAGAAGGTGATTTGCTTCAGCACTTCCTTGGTTGGCACTACTACCGCCATGAGGAGTGGAGTTGGCCAATTGGCGCTCTACACACCTTCGGCACAGAAGTACGCAGCAGTATTGTATTTACCGACTCTCTGCCATTGATCGCCATCCCCCTGAAGTTAATCCAGGCATGGCTGCCGGATCCATTTCAATATCAAGGGTTAGCCTCATGGGGCCACGTGGTGCTCAATGCCACTGCTGCCTGCTGTATTTTTAGCCGGTTTAGAATGCCGGCTCTTGTGGCGATTGCGTTCAGCCTTATGGTTGCCTTTATGCCCACCGTGCTCTTCCGTGGGCCCGGGGGGGCAGGGCACGAATCCTTAATGGGGCATTGGACTTTTTTATTCGCCATCTATTTAGTGCTCTTTCGCCAAGACACGGGCTGGGAAGCCCGTAGCCAGTGGGGGGTGCTGCTGGCGGTGGCTGTGATGGTTCATTTTTATCTGTTTCTGCTGGTGGGGATATTCTGGGGTTTTTGGTGGCTGCTGGGCAGCATAGAGCGATATCGTTTCTATACCCAAAATAACCTAAAGAAGCAGTGGTGGTGGGGTTGGGGACTCTATAGCCTGCTGCAACCGTTATTTATTTTATGGGTAATGTGGGCCGTAGGATATCTGCATAGCAGTGGTGATTCCCCAGGTGCAGGCGGGTTCGGTTTTTATTCGGCAGAGCTTGCAACCTACTTTAATGCTTACAGCTACCTGCCTGGCATTGCTAGTGCATCGGCGCTGCTTCCTTCCTGGGTGCCTAGCGTTGTCGGTCAGTATGAAGGGATGGCCTATACTGGAATGGGCGTACTAGCACTGTGGATAGGGGCGCTGCTACTTTATATCAAGCAGCCTCTGCGCATATCCGCTGAGTATAAGTGGCAGCTTTATGGCTTGGCAGTACTGGCAGTGGGCCTATTCGTTTTTGCATTAAGTAATAAGGTAGTTATTGGTCCATACGCAGTCAGTTTACCTTTGCCCTGGCCTGAACCGCTGCGCGCTATTTTACGCGCTAGTGGACGAATGGTTTGGGTGCTCATGTACTTGGCTATTTTTGCGGCTGCGCTTGTATTTGCACGGCGTCTAGCACCCCGCCCCTTAATAATAGTCGCTTATGCTATCCTGGCTCTACAGTTCTTCGATTTGCATCACTGGCACCGCTACTTTCATGAGCGCAGCCAACAAGCCAACGCTTACCGCATGGTAGAAGACCCACGCTTTGTTGGCTGGCAAAACCCCGCACTGCAGCAAGCGTTAAGCCGGCGTCAGGCACTGCACATCTCCCATGCTGATGATATTGTCAGCATGCTGCCACTCGCGTGGTTAGCAGGCCAGCACCATATGTCAATCAACGTCGCCTATGTGGCACGGATTACGCTGCCCATTATTCATCAGGCATCAGCCCCCTCTTTGCAAGCGCTGTCGGTGGGACAGCTTAACCCTGACGTGATGTATGCCATCACCAGCGCTGAGACAGCGCAAAATACCTGTGCCTTCGCTAATGTACAGTGTGTCGCTACACCCATGGCGACTTTCGCTTGGCAACCAACACCTGAGGAAACGAAATGA
- a CDS encoding glycosyltransferase family 2 protein, which translates to MSNASWSLSIIVPVLNERDSLQSFIAQILPVLESCTPEFEILFIDDGSTDETLAQLKVLNQQDARIRFVSFSRNFGKEAALTAGLAHAQGDAVIPMDVDLQDPPELIPEFVRLWREENYDMVYGVRASRPEDSAVKRTTAKGFYRLFNRITHSPIPGNAGDYRLMSRRVVNVLLQLPERNRFMKGLYAWTGFKSKGVPYQRPSRHSGESKFGFWKLWNFALDGLVGFSSIPLRVWSYIGAGVALIAFVYMLILIASVLLGGRDVPGYASLMSVVLFFGGMQLLSIGILGEYIARLFIEVKGRPLYVVQEASGSAVNDQPSAIDG; encoded by the coding sequence ATGAGCAACGCCAGTTGGAGCCTAAGTATTATTGTTCCCGTGTTAAACGAACGTGACTCATTGCAGTCGTTTATTGCTCAGATACTACCAGTGCTGGAGTCCTGTACCCCAGAATTCGAGATTCTATTTATCGACGACGGTTCTACCGATGAAACCCTTGCTCAATTAAAAGTGCTTAATCAGCAGGATGCACGCATACGCTTTGTTTCTTTCAGTCGTAATTTTGGCAAAGAAGCCGCTTTGACCGCAGGGCTGGCCCACGCGCAAGGCGATGCTGTTATTCCTATGGATGTTGACCTTCAGGATCCGCCTGAACTGATCCCCGAGTTTGTGCGCCTTTGGCGTGAAGAAAACTACGATATGGTATACGGCGTGCGTGCCTCACGCCCCGAAGACTCTGCTGTTAAGCGCACCACTGCCAAAGGATTTTACCGCCTATTTAACCGCATTACTCACTCCCCTATTCCCGGCAATGCAGGTGATTACCGGCTGATGTCTCGTCGAGTAGTTAATGTGTTGTTACAGCTACCCGAACGCAATCGCTTTATGAAAGGGCTTTACGCCTGGACCGGGTTCAAATCAAAAGGTGTGCCGTACCAGCGTCCCTCACGTCATTCAGGCGAAAGCAAGTTCGGTTTTTGGAAACTTTGGAACTTTGCCCTGGATGGTTTGGTGGGATTTAGCTCGATTCCACTGCGCGTATGGAGCTATATAGGGGCAGGTGTTGCTCTAATTGCCTTTGTCTATATGCTGATTTTGATAGCCAGCGTACTACTTGGTGGGCGTGATGTGCCAGGTTATGCATCGTTGATGAGCGTAGTGCTGTTCTTCGGCGGTATGCAGTTACTCTCGATTGGCATACTGGGTGAATACATCGCACGGTTGTTTATTGAAGTAAAAGGCCGTCCGCTTTACGTAGTGCAGGAAGCCTCCGGATCCGCAGTGAACGACCAACCCTCGGCCATTGACGGATGA
- a CDS encoding GtrA family protein, with translation MSKTRAEALQALRFIAVGGVATATHMAVATLLYALMHGRAIALANFIAWLVAFSVSFWGHQRVTFKRQTTLHRFLLMSLTGLGINYAALGLLLLTPLPPLLAMLIAIAIAAVSTYILAKHHTFALPKQ, from the coding sequence ATGAGCAAAACTCGCGCGGAAGCTCTACAAGCCCTGCGGTTTATCGCCGTTGGAGGTGTCGCTACGGCTACCCACATGGCAGTGGCCACGTTGCTGTATGCTTTAATGCATGGCCGAGCCATAGCTCTTGCCAATTTTATCGCTTGGCTAGTCGCATTTAGCGTCTCGTTTTGGGGTCACCAGCGGGTTACCTTTAAACGACAAACCACCTTACACCGTTTTCTGCTGATGTCGTTAACAGGACTAGGGATAAACTACGCTGCATTAGGGCTATTGTTGCTCACGCCGTTGCCCCCTTTGCTAGCCATGTTAATCGCCATTGCTATTGCCGCAGTGAGTACCTACATACTGGCAAAGCATCACACTTTTGCGCTACCAAAACAGTAA
- a CDS encoding ABC transporter permease yields the protein MLESLKGAWCYRQFIATSIRHELVTRFARSRIGGAWMIIHPLSMVLIYALILSAVLSAKLPGIESQYAYAIYLTAGMLGWSLFSEILNRCLGVFIENANLMKKLVFPKIALPVIITGSCLINNLALFAVILVVFAVLGHFTPSTLLWVPVLTGITVLLALGLGLLLGILNVFIRDIGQLMPIVLQFLFWFTPVVYPAEIVPPSLQAILSFNPLFHLVGAYHNVLAYGQAPSIPALAGLTLLGAGLVFLSALLFRKASPEMVDAL from the coding sequence ATGCTGGAATCCCTAAAAGGGGCATGGTGCTATCGCCAGTTTATTGCCACATCGATTCGTCACGAGCTGGTGACACGTTTTGCCCGTAGCCGCATTGGCGGCGCCTGGATGATTATCCACCCGCTCTCAATGGTGTTGATTTACGCATTAATTCTTTCCGCTGTACTGTCTGCCAAATTGCCCGGTATCGAGAGTCAATACGCCTACGCCATTTACCTAACGGCGGGGATGCTTGGCTGGAGCCTATTTAGCGAAATACTCAATCGCTGCTTAGGCGTGTTTATTGAAAATGCCAACCTAATGAAAAAGCTCGTGTTTCCTAAAATCGCGCTACCGGTAATCATTACAGGCTCATGCTTGATAAATAATCTTGCTCTGTTTGCGGTGATTTTGGTCGTGTTTGCTGTGCTTGGGCACTTTACTCCCAGTACTTTGCTATGGGTGCCTGTGCTTACCGGCATAACAGTGCTGTTGGCGCTAGGGTTGGGATTACTACTGGGCATTTTGAACGTCTTTATTCGCGATATTGGTCAACTGATGCCGATTGTGCTTCAGTTTTTATTTTGGTTTACCCCTGTTGTATATCCTGCAGAAATTGTCCCACCTTCTCTGCAGGCAATCTTGTCCTTCAATCCTCTTTTTCACTTGGTAGGTGCTTACCATAATGTACTGGCCTACGGCCAAGCACCTTCGATCCCCGCCCTGGCGGGCTTAACGCTCTTGGGTGCTGGGTTAGTGTTTCTCAGCGCATTGCTTTTCCGCAAAGCCAGCCCGGAAATGGTGGATGCTCTATGA